The following DNA comes from Agromyces mangrovi.
CAGACCTGCTGGTCGTCCTCGCCGTAGGCGGGCGCCTGGTGCACGATGCCGGTGCCGTCGGAGGTCGTGACGTAGTCGGCCACGAGGATGCGCCAGGCGTTCTGGAGGCCGTACGCCTCGACGTCCGCGTAGTAGTCGAACAGGCGGTCGTAGGTGACGCCGTCGAGGTCGGCACCGCGCACGGTGCGCGAGATCGCGGCGACCGCGTCCTCGGGCGACTCGTAGCCGAGGTCCTTGGCGTAGTTGCCCACGAGGTCGCGCGCGAGCAGGTACTCGCCGCCCAGCACCTCGGTGTCGCTCTCCCCCGCGCGCTCGCGCAGGACGGTCGCGTCGGGCGTGCCGGCGGGGCCCGCGGGCACGACGGCGTACTCGATCTCGGGGCCGACGGCCAGCGCGAGGTTCGTCGGCAGCGTCCACGGCGTGGTCGTCCATGCGAGCGCACGCACCGCGGTGAGCCCGAGCGCCTCGGCCTTCGCGCCCGTGAGCGGGAAGGTGACCGTGACGGTCTGGTCCTGGCGCATCTTGTAGACGTCGTCGTCCATGCGCAGCTCGTGGTTCGACAGCGGCGTCTCGTCGCGCCAGCAGTACGGCAGCACGCGGTAGCCCTCGTAGGCGAGGCCCTTCTCGTGCAGCTGCTTGAACGCCCACACGACCGACTCCATGAAAGTCACGTCGAGGGTCTTGTAGTCGTGCTCGAAGTCGACCCACCGCGCCTGGCGGGTGACGTACTCCTGCCACTCGCGGGTGTAGCGCAGCACCGACTCGCGGGCGGCGGCGTTGAACGCCGCGATGCCCATCTCCTCGATCTGGCTCTTGTCGGTGATGCCGAGCTGGCGCTCCGCCTCGAGCTCGGCGGGCAGGCCGTGGGTGTCCCAGCCGAACCGGCGGTGCACCTGCCTGCCGCGCATGGTCTGGAAGCGCGGGAACAGGTCCTTGGCGTAGCCGGTCAGCAGGTGGCCGTAGTGCGGCAGGCCGTTGGCGAACGGCGGGCCGTCGTAGAAGACCCACTCCTCGGCGCCCTCGCGCTGGTCGATCGAGGCCTGGAACGTGTCGTCGCTCGACCAGAACGCGAGCACCTGCTGCTCGAGTTCCGGGAAGTTCGGGGAGGCTTGGACCTCGCCGCGGTCGTTCGGAGTGCGGGGATACAACGGGTCTCCTGGGAGGACGTGCGTTCGGCCCGAGGACGTCGGTCGCCCCTCGGACGCCGTCGCGGTACCACCTCGATTGCCCCGGTCGCCCGGTGCCACTCGTTCCTTGGCTGTGACGGGCCAGCCCCGTCCGGTTCTAGTGACGGGCGGATGCTGCGCACCAGCCCGCGTTCTTCCGGAGACTCCCCGGTGATGGCCGGATCGACGTCGTTGGCCACCAGTGTATCGCCCGCCCCGAGGCATCCGTCACCCGCACTGGGGGTGGGCCGACTGTGCACAGGCCGCCCACCGGACCGCACGCTCCCCTACCCTCGGACGCACGAGCGGATGAGACGGTACCCGACACGGAGGACGCCATGAGCGACGACGGAACGAACCGCCCCGAGGACCCGGACGCCACGCGCCCGATCGACCACGCCGAGACGGTGCCGATGGCCCCGGTGCAGGCGGATGCCGCCACGGACGAGTCGCCCGAGAGCGGCGGGCGCCGCACCGCGCTGATCCTCATCTCCATCCTCGCCGGCGTGCTGCTCATCGCCGTGATCGTGCTCGTGGTCGTGCTGCTCACCGGCGGGTCCGACGAGGAGGAGCCGGTGGCCGCACCGACGCCCACGGCCACGGAGACCCCCGAGCCCGAGCCGACCGAGTCGGAGGAGCCCGAGGGCGAGACCGAGGACGACGGCGACGGCGGCGACGGCGGCTCGACCGACGGCGGCGGTTCCACGGACGGCGGCGGCGAGACGACGCCCGCTCCCGTCTTCACGACGACCGCGTTCGAGCCCGAGGTCGCGCCGTGCGACGGCGTCTCGTCGGTGCCGCTGCGCTTCCAGTGGATGTCGGACGGCGCCGAGCAGGCCTGGTTCGGAGTCGGCACGACCGACGCCAAGGCGGCGCCCTTCGAGGAGGTCTCCCCGAACGAGGAGGTCTACGAGGGCGTGAGCTTCCAGTGCTCGGAGGCGAGCGAGATCTACACGGTCACCCTCGAGGGCCCGGGCGGCATCACGAGCCACACGTGGGAGGTCGTTCGCGGCTGACCGGCCGCGAGGCCTCGCGGCGCGCGTAGGATGCCGGGCGTGACGAACGCACCTGCCGCACCCGCATCCGACCTCGACCGCGCCCCACGACCCGTCCGCCGGGTCGCGATCGCGTCCTTCGTGGGCACCGCCCTCGAGTCGTACGACTTCTACGTCTTCGCGTACTTCGCGGCGTTCTTCGTCGGGCCGCTGTTCTTCGAGCCGCTCGGCGTGTTCGGCGGCACGCTCTCGGCGTTCCTCTCCATCGCGCTGGCGTTCGTCGTGCGGCCGCTCGGCGCGATCGTGTTCGGCCACCTCGGCGACCGCATCGGCCGCCGCAGCACCCTCATCGTCACCATCACGCTCATGGGCGTCGCGACCGGCCTCATCGGCGTGCTGCCCGATTACGCGACCGCCGGCTGGCTCGGGGCCATCGGACTGGTCGTGCTGCGCATCCTGCAGGGGCTCTCGCTCGGCGGCGAGTGGGGCGGCGCGGTGCTGCTCGCGACCGAGCACGCCGACCCGCGCCGTCGCCCGTTCTTCGCGGCGATCCCGCAGCTCGGCTCCCCCGTCGGCTCCATCCTCAGCGCCACGGTGTTCCTCGTCATGACCACCCTCCTCACGACCGAGGACATGGTCGCGTGGGGCTGGCGCATCCCGTTCCTCACCGCGATCCCACTGCTGCTCGTGTCGCTGTACCTGCGCTGGTCGATCGACGAGACGCCCGTGTTCCGCGAGCTCGTCGCCGAGCGCCGCCGCGACCGGGTCCCGTTCCTCGCGATGTTCGCCCGCCAGCCCGTCGCGATTCTCGTCGCCGTCGGCGCGGCGCTCCTCGGCATCGGCTCGTACTCGCTCATGAACACGTACACCGTGAACTACGGCGTGACCGAACTCGGCTTCAGCTTCCAGGACCTGCTGGTCGCGACCACCATCGGCGGCCTGCTCCAGCTCGTCACGATCCCGACCTTCGGCTGGCTCGCCACCCGCGTCGGCTCCGCTCGTGTCGTCGCGTGGGGCGCGCTCGGCACGCTGCTCATCACGTTTCCCATGTACTGGCTGCTGCAGTTCGCCACGTTCCCGATCCTCGTCGGCACGATGATCATCGGCGGCATCCTGCCCACCATGGCCTGGGCGAGCCTCGGCGGGCTCATGGGCGACCTCTTCGACGACCACTACCGCTACTCGGCGCTGTCGTTCGCGTACAGCATCGCGGCCGTGATCTCGGGCTTCGTGCCGGCGCTCACGCTCGCACTCGGCGAGGCGACCGCGTTTGAGTGGTGGCACCCGGGCGTGGTGCTCGCGGTCATGTCGGCGATCACGCTGGGCTCGGCCCTCGCCGCGGGGGCGATCGCCCGGAGCCGGGCGGCCGCGCCCGCCGCGGACTGACGCGCGCCGACGCACGGCCGGCTCCCCGTGGCATCCGGCTAGAATGCACTGCAATCGCACACTCAGGCACCTCCACATTGACTCGGTGCCGCACATATCGAACCGGAGTTCCCACATGACCGCGCCGCGCATTCCCGACAAGCCCGCCCTCGAAGGACTCGAGCAGAGCTGGGGCACCGTCTGGGAGGACCAGGGCACCTACCGGTTCGATCGTGAAGGTGCGACGAAGGAGACCATCTACTCCATCGACACGCCCCCGCCTACCGCGTCGGGCTCGCTGCACATCGGCCACGTGTTCTCGTACACGCACACCGACGTGGTGGCGCGCTTCCAGCGCATGCGCGGACGCAGCGTGTTCTACCCGATGGGGTGGGACGACAACGGCCTGCCGACCGAGCGCCGCGTGCAGAACTACTACGGCGTGCGCTGCGACCCGTCGCTGCCGTACGACGCCGACTTCACTCCGCCGCACGAGGGCACCGAGGGCAAGACCATCAAGCCGGCCGACCAGGTGCCGATCTCGCGCCGCAACTTCATCGAGCTCTGCGAGCGGCTGACGGCCGAGGACGAGCAGCACTTCGAGGACCTCTGGCGCACGCTCGGCCTCTCGGTCGACTGGACCCAGACGTACCGCACCATCGCCGACGAGGCCATCACGACCTCGCAGCGGGCGTTCGTGCGCAACGTGGCCCGCGGCGAGGCGTACCAGGCGCTCGCGCCCACCATGTGGGACGTGACGTTCCGCAGCGCCGTGGCGCAGGCCGAGCTCGAGGACCGCGAGCAGCCCGGCCACTACCACCGGGTGACCTTCCACCGCCCCGACGGCGGCACCATCGAGATCGAGACCAGCCGGCCCGAGCTCATCGCCGCGTGCGTGGCCCTCGTGGCGCACCCCGACGACGAGCGCTACCAGCCGCTGTTCGGCCAGACCGTGACCACTCCGGTGTTCGGCGTGGAGGTGCCGATCGTGGCGCACCACCTCGCGCAGAAGGACAAGGGCACCGGCATCGCCATGATCTGCACCTTCGGCGACGTGACCGACGTGACCTGGTGGCGCGAGCTGAACCTGCCGAACCGCGCGATCATCGGCTTCGACGGACGCATTGTGGCGGATGCCCCCGAAGCGATCGACTCCGAGGCCGGCCTCGCCGCGTTCGGCGAGCTCGCCGGCAAGACCGTGTTCAGCGCGAAGAAGGCCATGGTCGACCTGCTGCGCGAGTCGGGCGACCTGCTCGGCGAGCCGAAGGCCATCACGCACCCGGTGAAGTTCTACGAGAAGGGCGACCGCCCGCTCGAGATCGTGTCGACCCGGCAGTGGTACATCGCCAACGGCGCGCGCGACGAGGCGCTCCGCGACCGGCTCGTGGAGCGGGGTCGCGACATCGACTGGCACCCCGACTTCATGCGCGTGCGGTACGAGAACTGGGTGGGCGGCCTCTCGGGCGACTGGCTCATCTCGCGCCAGCGCTTCTTCGGCGTGCCGATCCCGGTCTGGTACCCGCTCGACGCCGACGGCGAGCCCGTCTTCGACGAGCCGATCGTGGCGACCGAGGACCTGCTGCCCGTCGATCCGTCGTCGCAGCCCGCGCCCGGCTTCGCGGAGTCGCAGCGCGGCCGGGCGAACGGCTTCATCGGCGAGCTCGACATCATGGACACCTGGGCGACCTCGTCGCTCACCCCGCAGCTCGCGGGCGGCTGGGAGCGCGACCCGGAGCTGTTCGACCTCGTGTTCCCGTACGACCTGCGCCCGCAGGGCCAGGACATCATCCGCACCTGGCTGTTCTCGTCGACGCTGCGCGCCGAGCTCGAGCACGGGGTGGCCCCGTGGGGCAACGCCGCGATCTCGGGCTTCATCGTCGACCCCGACCGCAAGAAGATGTCGAAGTCGAAGGGCAACGTGGTGACCCCGGCGGGCCTGCTCGAGCAGCACGGCTCCGACGCGGTGCGCTACTGGGCGTCGTCGTCGCGCCTCGGCACCGACGCCGCGTTCGACCCGCAGAACCCGACCCAGGTGAAGATCGGCCGCCGCCTCGCGATCAAGGTGCTGAACGCGTCGAAGTTCATCCTCGGCTTCGAGGGCACGGCGGATGCCCCCGTGACCGAAGCGCTCGACCGCAGCATGCTCGCCACGCTGCAGGGTGTCGTCGCGCAGGCGACGGCCGCGCTCGAGGCGTACGACCACGCGCGGGCGCTCGAGCTCACCGAGACGTTCTTCTGGACCTTCTGCGACGACTACCTCGAGCTCGTGAAGGAGCGCGCGTACGGCGAGGCCGGCGCCGAGCAGGCCTCGGCGGTGGCGGCCCTCAACCGCGCCCTGTCGACCCTGCTGCGCCTCTTCGCCCCGGTGATCCCGTTCGCGACCGAGGAGGCCTGGTCGTGGTCGCACGAGGGGTCGGTGCACCGCGCCGCGTGGCCGACCGTCGACGAGCTCGCGCTCGACGAGGCCGGCGACCCCGAGCTGCTCCGGCTCGCGAGCGCCGCCCTCACGGGCATCCGCCGCGCCAAGACCGACGCGAAGGCCTCGCAGCGCACGCCGGTCTCGCAGGCCCGCATCGGCGGACCGGCCGCCGAGATCGCGGTGCTCGCGCAGGCCGCCGGCGACCTCCGCGCGGTGGGTCGCATCGAGACGCTCGACTTCGACGAGGCCGACGAGCTCGCCGTGCGCGAGGTCGTGCTCGCACCCGCGGAGGCATGATGCAGCTCGGCACCCGTTGGCCCGCCGGTACCGCCGCACCCGCGTCGGTGCCGGAGCCGGTGCGCGCCGCGATCGCGGACGCCGAAGCCGCCACCGCGTCGCTCGAGGGGCAGTACTGGACCCTCACCTGGCTCGAGGGTCTCGCGATCGCGACGCTCGACGACGGCACGCGGGTGCGGCAGCGGCCCGGTGGTCTCGCGCCGATCACGGAGCCGGCCGAGCCGGAGGCGAACGCCGACGACGACTGGTGAGTCGGGTGCCCGAGGCCTCCGGCCCGTTCAGCGCATGCCCACCCCGACGCGGATGCGGAACTCGGCCTGCTCGGCCTCGGTCTGACGCCGTGACGTCGTCGGGATCATCGCGGCGCGTCGCGCCCGTCGCCGGCTCGCCCAGCGGGTGAGCTCGACGCCGAGGCGGGTGGCGAGGCGTTCGATGCGGTCGGCCGGCACGCGACGGGTGCCGCGGATCGGCAGTGCGGTGGCGGTCATTGCGGGAGTTCCTCTCCATCGACGAGCGGGAATGCGTTGAGCTGCAGTTCGACCGGGCGCGACCCGGGCAGGTCCAGGCCGCGGTAGCGGGCGACGATCGCCTCGACCGCGTGCGCGAGCTCGCTCGACGCCTCGTCGAGCTGTTCGCACGTGAGTCGCAGGTGCGCCGTGGACATGACGCTCGCGTGGAGCCACTCGTCGGGCAGGTCGCGCATGCCGCGGTCGAGGAACTCGCGCAGGTGCGACTCGCGCTCGTGCTGCACGTGGTCCATGACGACCTGGGCGGCGGCCTTCACCGCCGGATCCGAGGCGTGGTCGGGCGGCACGGTGAGCCCGCCGGGCGTGCGCTCCCACCAGCGTTCGCGCGCGGTGCCGCGGCCGACGACCTCGCGCACGAGGTCGTACTGCGCGAGCTGCCGCAGGTGGTAGCTCATCGCACCGCTCGACTCCCCCAGCCGCTCGGCGAGCATGCTCGAGGTGGCGGCGCCGTGCAGCGACAGCGCGTCGAAGATCTGCATGCGCAGCGGGTGCCCGAGGGCCTTCAGCGTGCCGAGGTCCGCGATGCGCGGGGGCGGCGCGTCGGCCGCCGATGCTGCGTGCTCGGGAGTGCTCATACCCGAGACGATACTCTTGCAAAGAACTCTTTGCAAGTATTTCTTTGCAATGAAATCTTTGCATCAGGTGGGCGGCGGATGTCGCGGAGCATCCGCCCCCGTCCCGCTCACCCGTGCGCGATGATCTCCCCGTGCGGCATGAGCAGCCAGCCGTCGTCGTGCGCCGCCCACTCGCGCCACCCCGCCGCGATCTCCTTCAGGTCGCCCCAGTCGGCGTGGCCCGACTCGATGGCATGCGCCGCGAAGGTCGACTCGACCGCGCGCTCGGCCCAGGACCCGCCCCACCATTCGCGCTCGGCGGGGCTCGAGAAGAGCCAGACCGACGCGCTCACGTCGACCCGCGAGAAGCCGGCGTTCACGGCCCAGTGCTTGAGCGTGCGGCCCGCCAGCGGGTCGCCGCCGTTCCACACGTGCACCCGTCGGTACACGTCGAGCCACTTGTCGAGCGCCGGTACCAGCGGGTACCAGATCACGCCGCCGTAGTCGACGTCGCGCACCCCGGCCACCCCGCCCGGCTTCAGGACGCGCCGGAACTCGCGCAGCGCGTCCTCCGGCCGACCGAGGTGCTGCAGCACCTGGTGCGCGTGCACCACGTCGTACGTGTCGTCCTCGGCGTCGAGCCGATACGCGTCGTCGACCGCGAACTCGACGTTGTGCACGCCGTTGTCGGCCGCGAGGCCGGCCGCCTGCGCGACGATCTGCGCCGAGGCGTCCACGCCCCGCACCGGTGCCGGATCGACCCGCCGGGCGATGTCGATCGTGATGCTGCCGGGCCCGCTGCCCACGTCGAGCACCAGGGCGCCCGGCTGCAGGTGCGGAATGAGGTACTCGGCCGAGTTCGCCACCGTGCGCCAGGCGTGCGTGCGCACCACGCTCTCGTGGTGCCCGTGCGTGTACTCGTCCCGTGGCGCGACCTCCGACCGGTCGATGTCCGTGTCCATGACACGAGCCTAGAACCGCTGGTCGGCCCCCGTGCCGCCTACGCTGGACGGATGGCCCAGACCGTCAATCCGCTGCTCACGCCGAGCACGCTCCCCTACCAGCTGCCGCCCTTCGCCGAGATCTGCGAGGAGCACTACGGCCCCGCCCTCGAGCAGGGCATGGCCGAGCAGCTCGCCGAGGTGCGCGCCATCACCGAGCAGCTCGACCCGCCCACGTTCGCGAACACGATGCTGCCGCTCGAGCTCAGCGGGCAGACGCTCCGCCGCGTGCTCGAGGTGTTCTCCAACCAGAGCTCGGCCGACTCCACCCCCGCCACCGACGCGCTCGAGGAGGAGTTCGCGCCGCGCCTGGCCGCGCACGAGGACGCCATCCGGCTCGACCCGGCGCTCTACCGCCGCATCGACGCCCTGCACGCCGACATCGACGCGCAGGGCCTCGACCCCGAGTCGCGCTACCTGCTCGAGCGCACGCACCGCGAGTTCACGCTCGCGGGCGCCGCGCTCTCCCCCGACGAGACCGATCACCTCAAGGAGCTCAACCAGCGACTCGCCGCCCTCGCAACGCGCTTCGAGAAGCACCTGCTCGCCGACACGAACGACCTCGCGGTGCAGGTGACGGATGCCTCCGAGCTCGACGGTCTCTCCGACGGCGAACGTTCGGCCGCAGCGGCCGCCGCCGCCGACCGCGGGCTCGACGGGTACCTCGTCACGCTCGTGCTGCCGACGGGGCATCCGTGGCTCGCATCGCTCACGAGCGAGGCCACCCGCGACCGCGTCATGGCCGCCTCCCGCGCCCGCGGCGCACGCGGCAACGCGCACGACACCCGCGCGACGGTGCTCGAGATCGTGCGGCTCCGCGCCGAGCGCGCCCGGCTGCTCGGCTTCGCCGACCACGCCTCGTACATCACGGCCGACCAGACCGCGGGCAGCCCCGAGGCGGTCGCCGACATGCTCGGCTCGCTCGCGCCGGCGGCGGCGCGCAACGCCCGCGCCGAACGCGAGCGCCTCGCCGCGGTCGTGGCCGAGACCCCGGGCGCACGGCCGCTCGAGGCATCCGACTGGCCCTACTACTCGGAGCAGGTGCGCGCCCGCGACTACGCGGTCGACACGGCAGCGATGCGCCCCTACTTCGAAGCCGAGC
Coding sequences within:
- a CDS encoding winged helix-turn-helix domain-containing protein encodes the protein MSTPEHAASAADAPPPRIADLGTLKALGHPLRMQIFDALSLHGAATSSMLAERLGESSGAMSYHLRQLAQYDLVREVVGRGTARERWWERTPGGLTVPPDHASDPAVKAAAQVVMDHVQHERESHLREFLDRGMRDLPDEWLHASVMSTAHLRLTCEQLDEASSELAHAVEAIVARYRGLDLPGSRPVELQLNAFPLVDGEELPQ
- the valS gene encoding valine--tRNA ligase, with product MTAPRIPDKPALEGLEQSWGTVWEDQGTYRFDREGATKETIYSIDTPPPTASGSLHIGHVFSYTHTDVVARFQRMRGRSVFYPMGWDDNGLPTERRVQNYYGVRCDPSLPYDADFTPPHEGTEGKTIKPADQVPISRRNFIELCERLTAEDEQHFEDLWRTLGLSVDWTQTYRTIADEAITTSQRAFVRNVARGEAYQALAPTMWDVTFRSAVAQAELEDREQPGHYHRVTFHRPDGGTIEIETSRPELIAACVALVAHPDDERYQPLFGQTVTTPVFGVEVPIVAHHLAQKDKGTGIAMICTFGDVTDVTWWRELNLPNRAIIGFDGRIVADAPEAIDSEAGLAAFGELAGKTVFSAKKAMVDLLRESGDLLGEPKAITHPVKFYEKGDRPLEIVSTRQWYIANGARDEALRDRLVERGRDIDWHPDFMRVRYENWVGGLSGDWLISRQRFFGVPIPVWYPLDADGEPVFDEPIVATEDLLPVDPSSQPAPGFAESQRGRANGFIGELDIMDTWATSSLTPQLAGGWERDPELFDLVFPYDLRPQGQDIIRTWLFSSTLRAELEHGVAPWGNAAISGFIVDPDRKKMSKSKGNVVTPAGLLEQHGSDAVRYWASSSRLGTDAAFDPQNPTQVKIGRRLAIKVLNASKFILGFEGTADAPVTEALDRSMLATLQGVVAQATAALEAYDHARALELTETFFWTFCDDYLELVKERAYGEAGAEQASAVAALNRALSTLLRLFAPVIPFATEEAWSWSHEGSVHRAAWPTVDELALDEAGDPELLRLASAALTGIRRAKTDAKASQRTPVSQARIGGPAAEIAVLAQAAGDLRAVGRIETLDFDEADELAVREVVLAPAEA
- a CDS encoding methyltransferase domain-containing protein — encoded protein: MDTDIDRSEVAPRDEYTHGHHESVVRTHAWRTVANSAEYLIPHLQPGALVLDVGSGPGSITIDIARRVDPAPVRGVDASAQIVAQAAGLAADNGVHNVEFAVDDAYRLDAEDDTYDVVHAHQVLQHLGRPEDALREFRRVLKPGGVAGVRDVDYGGVIWYPLVPALDKWLDVYRRVHVWNGGDPLAGRTLKHWAVNAGFSRVDVSASVWLFSSPAEREWWGGSWAERAVESTFAAHAIESGHADWGDLKEIAAGWREWAAHDDGWLLMPHGEIIAHG
- a CDS encoding M3 family metallopeptidase, producing MAQTVNPLLTPSTLPYQLPPFAEICEEHYGPALEQGMAEQLAEVRAITEQLDPPTFANTMLPLELSGQTLRRVLEVFSNQSSADSTPATDALEEEFAPRLAAHEDAIRLDPALYRRIDALHADIDAQGLDPESRYLLERTHREFTLAGAALSPDETDHLKELNQRLAALATRFEKHLLADTNDLAVQVTDASELDGLSDGERSAAAAAAADRGLDGYLVTLVLPTGHPWLASLTSEATRDRVMAASRARGARGNAHDTRATVLEIVRLRAERARLLGFADHASYITADQTAGSPEAVADMLGSLAPAAARNARAERERLAAVVAETPGARPLEASDWPYYSEQVRARDYAVDTAAMRPYFEAERVLHDGVFFAATELYGITFTERDDLVAYHPDARVFEVHEADGSPVGLFVFDLYTRDSKRGGAWMNPIVTQSTLLGTLPVVVNNLNVPKPAAGEPTLLTYDETRTLFHEFGHALHGLFGSTTYPKLSGTSVHRDFVEFPSQVNEMWMLWPEVLANYAVHHETGERMPQELVDRLLAAEQWGEGHATVEYLAAALLDQAWHRLTADDVVDDVAAFEARALADAGLDDPLVPTRYSSTYFAHTFSGGYSAGYYSYIWSEVLDADTVEWFREHGGLTRENGERFRRRLLGVGGGGDPLEAYRDFRGRDAELEPLLRRRGLDA
- a CDS encoding MFS transporter; the encoded protein is MTNAPAAPASDLDRAPRPVRRVAIASFVGTALESYDFYVFAYFAAFFVGPLFFEPLGVFGGTLSAFLSIALAFVVRPLGAIVFGHLGDRIGRRSTLIVTITLMGVATGLIGVLPDYATAGWLGAIGLVVLRILQGLSLGGEWGGAVLLATEHADPRRRPFFAAIPQLGSPVGSILSATVFLVMTTLLTTEDMVAWGWRIPFLTAIPLLLVSLYLRWSIDETPVFRELVAERRRDRVPFLAMFARQPVAILVAVGAALLGIGSYSLMNTYTVNYGVTELGFSFQDLLVATTIGGLLQLVTIPTFGWLATRVGSARVVAWGALGTLLITFPMYWLLQFATFPILVGTMIIGGILPTMAWASLGGLMGDLFDDHYRYSALSFAYSIAAVISGFVPALTLALGEATAFEWWHPGVVLAVMSAITLGSALAAGAIARSRAAAPAAD